The Porites lutea chromosome 4, jaPorLute2.1, whole genome shotgun sequence genome contains a region encoding:
- the LOC140935229 gene encoding uncharacterized protein, giving the protein MENLGRLEKFADKNPKYTDLIPLVFYELALLDLHENCIEAAKTHAKNALLISRTYHSTNHCYLLTKLKYVESALARREGQYAKAKELLDDSVELLLPCAAGEETAENRYFIASFYVAKSARAGITESEEAITENCFQDIERHLDAEIRPITNRFQIRAKNRRLAFYVKSSRHVKNLDFQQSVPEEHMAKASHLIREIEERLLSFYLKKALLSFDIVKTDFFIRTGNFVRGIAPSREALGIAQEKQWREYEDVAKQRLKLCCRVRKAAQGNSV; this is encoded by the exons ATGGAGAACTTAGGAAGGCTTGAAAAGTTCGCAGACAAAAATCCGAAGTACACAGATTTGATTCCACTGGTGTTTTATGAG CTGGCCCTACTGGACTTACACGAAAACTGCATCGAAGCGGCAAAGACACACGCAAAGAACGCTTTGTTGATATCGCGGACATATCATTCGACTAATCACTGTTATTTGCTAACTAAACTGAAGTACGTGGAATCAGCGCTTGCCCGTAGGGAAGGGCAATATGCAAAGGCTAAGGAATTACTCGATGATTCCGTAGAG CTGCTGCTACCATGTGCTGCAGGTGAAGAAACAGCAGAAAACAGATATTTCATTGCCTCATTTTATGTAGCGAAGTCTGCTAGAGCTGGAATCACTGAAAGCGAGGAAGCCATTACAGAAAACTGCTTTCAAGATATCGAACGCCATTTGGACGCTGAAATCCGTCCCATAACCAATCGTTTTCAAATCAGAGCTAAAAACAGACGGCTCGCTTTCTATGTCAAGTCCTCGAGACACGTGAAAAATCTTGATTTCCAGCAATCAGTGCCTGAGGAACATATGGCCAAAGCATCTCATTTGATTAGGGAAATTGAAGAGAGACTTTTGTCATTTTATCTAAAGAAAGCACTTCTAAGCTTCGACATCGTCAAGACTGATTTCTTCATAAGGACTGGGAACTTTGTTAGAG GAATTGCACCATCAAGGGAGGCCCTCGGAATTGCCCAAGAAAAACAATGGAGAGAGTACGAAGACGTTGCTAAACAAAGATTGAAGCTATGTTGCCGGGTTAGGAAAGCAGCGCAGGGAAATTCTGTGTAG
- the LOC140934977 gene encoding uncharacterized protein encodes MSEILESYKKRKIEWALKIGTEFPLHYVKQQASQQYEFLFCVEIPWPLLRLWSELLEGTSLTTSYIDLLNATVVDSWFTVRRGCLRIDDLLRKKACMAKQAFKQTTGRKRQELDNKVYKLTVRRMETESVDALMAEVERCQNEVQEWKRKYADLENEKEKLYDEMKNEINKLGEEITDLKHVNKDLAAYVEALEQKETLKCKGKKLNQVGAKQVGRKLLHLKNKAQCALWFCKSYGLELKTIEFQDQDGGSHTIDYCESITRGSYDKLSQDQKNKIEQVLFLMDKFCVGDEVYHELSMITEGLPKSYLVKQLRTNLNKTYHIERTAGEYPGASISFTSTLREHVKELLETSPELKDNTIQVKLSGDGARMSRTTNFMMMSFTLLQLNESVMSPKHNRTVAIINGPKNYATLKASLSQFFREVNELISKGTITIDGQDVQLEFFLGGDMKFLLMIMGINSATADYACLWCKIHKDDRWDTSKPFSQYNEAPQWRNLEEIKKMCHSKDNFGCVNEPLVNIPLTNVIPDELHLLLRITDKLLQNVIDEVLERDAVEDFSKTRGQTKGINLSKLVKAINSLGISFSIWNKKNADGSESQVKEFTSLLGSQKKKLLNGLPSKLSEVLYPNTCETVKQIWTDFENLYSQISDFNLSKTAANAIFVQAKAWVELFCSLRGIRPGYTRPRVTPYMHTLVYHIPFFVKMHGCFKKFTGQGVEKNNDEAKRVLFNKSNKWDTAKDILCTESRQWDLRHHERTKGQYTKRKLEYWHTEISEIRKQKRARCEDSPDTIQDDNIPTPEMNLTNLSVKQLRELIKEKGLRPKGLSKLKKVELIAVIEKA; translated from the coding sequence atgtctgAGATTCTTGAGAGTTACAAAAAACGAAAGATAGAATGGGCACTAAAGATAGGAACAGAATTTCCTCTTCATTATGTGAAGCAGCAGGCTTCTCAGCAGTATGAATTCCTGTTTTGTGTGGAGATCCCTTGGCCACTACTACGCTTGTGGAGTGAGCTCTTAGAGGGTACCTCTCTCACAACGAGCTACATAGATCTTCTTAACGCTACTGTTGTGGATAGTTGGTTCACTGTAAGGAGAGGGTGCTTACGTATAGATGACCTTCTACGCAAAAAAGCATGCATGGCAAAGCAGGCCTTCAAGCAAACCACCGGTAGGAAGCGCCAGGAACTTGACAACAAAGTGTACAAGCTGACTGTTAGAAGAATGGAGACAGAATCAGTGGATGCACTTATGGCAGAAGTTGAGAGATGTCAAAATGAGGTTCAAGAATGGAAAAGAAAGTATGCTGATTTggaaaatgagaaagaaaaattatatgATGagatgaaaaatgaaataaataagctgGGAGAAGAAATTACAGACTTGAAACATGTAAATAAAGATTTGGCTGCATATGTTGAAGCTCTTGAACAGAAGGAGACACTGAagtgcaaaggaaaaaaattgaaccagGTAGGTGCAAAACAAGTGGGAAGGAAACTGCTTCACCTCAAAAACAAGGCCCAGTGTGCTTTATGGTTTTGTAAAAGCTATGGTCTAGAActaaaaaccattgaatttcagGATCAGGATGGGGGCAGCCACACTATAGACTACTGTGAATCAATTACCAGAGGATCATATGACAAATTATCACAagatcaaaaaaataaaattgaacaagttttatttttaatggaCAAATTTTGTGTGGGGGATGAAGTATACCATGAACTCTCAATGATCACAGAAGGATTACCAAAATCCTATCTTGTCAAACAGTTAAGAACTAATCTAAATAAAACATATCATATTGAGAGAACAGCTGGAGAGTATCCTGGTGCAAGCATCAGCTTCACTTCTACCCTCAGAGAGCATGTAAAGGAGCTCCTTGAGACTTCACCAGAACTTAAAGATAACACAATTCAAGTAAAACTGAGTGGAGATGGGGCCCGCATGTCAAGAACTACAAACTTCATGATGATGTCCTTTACATTGCTACAGCTAAATGAAAGTGTCATGTCCCCCAAACACAACAGAACAGTTGCAATCATAAATGGGCCCAAAAACTATGCAACACTAAAAGCATCACTCTCCCAATTTTTTCGTGAGGTGAATGAACTCATCAGCAAAGGCACAATAACTATTGATGGGCAGGATGTGCagctagaattttttttagggggtgACATGAAATTTCTTCTAATGATTATGGGTATAAACTCTGCCACTGCTGATTATGCTTGCTTATGGTGTAAAATTCACAAAGATGATCGTTGGGATACCAGCAAGCCATTCAGCCAGTACAATGAAGCTCCCCAATGGAGGAATCTGGAGGAGATCAAGAAAATGTGCCACTCTAAAGACAACTTTGGATGTGTAAACGAACCCCTAGTTAACATTCCACTCACCAATGTTATCCCGGATGAGCTACATTTACTTTTACGAATCACAGACAAATTGCTGCAAAATGTTATCGACGAAGTGTTAGAGAGGGATGCAGTGGAAGATTTCTCAAAAACCAGGGGACAAACAAAAGGAATCAATCTTTCAAAACTTGTTAAGGCAATTAATTCTTTGGGCATTTCATTTTCGAtatggaacaaaaaaaatgcagatGGGTCAGAAAGCCAAGTGAAAGAATTCACTAGTCTTCTTGGTTCTCAAAAGAAGAAACTACTGAATGGACTTCCCTCAAAATTAAGTGAAGTTCTCTATCCCAATACTTGTGAAACAGTGAAGCAAATCTGGACTGATTTTGAGAATTTGTATAGTCAGATTTCTGATTTTAATTTGTCCAAAACTGCTGCAAATGCCATTTTTGTACAGGCCAAAGCATGGGTTGAGCTTTTTTGCTCATTAAGGGGGATAAGGCCTGGGTATACCAGACCCAGGGTAACCCCTTACATGCACACTCTGGTGTACCACATCCCCTTCTTTGTTAAAATGCATGGCTGCTTCAAAAAATTCACCGGTCAAGGTGTGGAAAAAAACAACGATGAAGCAAAAAGGGTACTGTTCAACAAGTCTAACAAATGGGACACAGCGAAGGACATACTCTGTACAGAAAGTAGGCAATGGGATTTGAGACACCATGAGAGAACGAAAGGTCAGtatacaaaaagaaagctgGAGTACTGGCATACTGAAATCAGTGAAATTCGGAAACAGAAGAGGGCCCGCTGTGAGGATTCCCCTGATACTATTCAGGATGATAACATTCCCACTCCTGAGATGAATTTAACAAACCTCTCAGTCAAGCAGTTGAGGGAACTCATCAAAGAAAAAGGTCTTAGGCCAAAAGGCCTgtcaaaacttaaaaaagtgGAACTTATTGCAGTCATTGAAAAAGCTTAA
- the LOC140932802 gene encoding uncharacterized protein, with translation MEHRNRGHFAPVINCQRNLIFKMADRSQGKRIPYDILNNLTTVDLLYEEKSKKKTSSKKMLGVYQAERLLASKQDGDETKYLVKWKGYSSFENTWEPEEHLSPLLLRYFASPKPELAIIQENVDRLRHGILECLRHKSPEQRITMEFRHDVFKYLFHSKGRKSPEKNWTLYEEGDFSKCQLPNQWNCVFDKHGDGYRMRFPVKMRTLLGLSPKSHVKLGDKVVEKSRVYIEKVSIKFIKVPSSC, from the exons ATGGAACATCG AAATCGTGGACATTTCGCGCccgtgattaattgtcagcggaatctcattttcaaaatggcggatcgCAGTCAGGGAAAACGCATCCCGTAcgatattttaaacaatttgaCCACCGTGGATCTCTTGTACGaagaaaaaagcaagaaaaaaacatcttcaaagaaaatgttaggtGTCTACCAGGCCGAGCGGCTGTTAGCATCAAAACAGGACGGGGAT GAAACCAAATATcttgtcaaatggaaaggatACAGCTCATTTGAGAATACCTGGGAACCGGAAGAACATCTTTCTCCGCTTTTGTTGAG GTACTTTGCATCCCCCAAACCTGAACTTGCAATTATTCAGGAGAATGTGGACCGGCTTAGACACGGCATACTGGAGTGCCTCAGGCACAAATCTCCAGAGCAAAGAATTACCATGGAGTTCAGACATGATGTTTTCAAATATCTATTTCACAGTAAAGGAAGGAAATCGCCTGAAAAAAACTGGACCCTATATGAAGAGGGAGATTTCAGTAAATGCCAACTTCCCAACCAGTGGAATTGTGTGTTTGACAAACACGGTGATGGGTACAGGATGCGATTTCCTGTTAAGATGAGGACACTACTTGGTCTCTCCCCCAAAAGTCATGTAAAATTGGGGGACAAAGTGGTGGAGAAATCAAGAGTATACATTGAAAAAGTATCAATTAAGTTCATTAAAGTACCATCCTCATGTTAG